Part of the Roseofilum capinflatum BLCC-M114 genome is shown below.
TTGGCGAATTTTTTTGAGTTTCCCATCGAGTTGATCGGCGATAAATGGGGTTTTGACTGCTGCCATACCGCAGCCAATATCGACACCTACGGCGGCGGGAATAATGGCTTCTTTGGTGGCAATGACGGAGCCAACTAAGGCTCCTTTGCCTAAGTGAACATCTGGCATTAAGGCCACATGCTTGAAGACAAAGGGCAAGGAGGCCACGTTTTTTGCCATGCGGGTTTCGTCGTGGGCTAGGGGGTGGTTTGCCCAAGAGAGTACGGGTTTGGCTTGGGCAAATTGCAGATGTTCATAAGGCATGGGAATGTTCCTCTGCTGTCCAGAATTCGGGCAGATAGCTGCCTTATGCTACAATATACTACAAAGTAGGAGTATCTGTCAATTGCTAGGGCTTCTATAGAGTGAAAAACCCAAGGGATGTGTTGGTGGGATTAAGGGTTGGGGGCGTTGGGATCTAACAGACGCTGTTTATAAGCGGCCCATCCCCCATATTCAGAAATGTCTGGCCAGCGATTGGTTTCAATTAATTCTTGAGGATAAAGCATGGCGGAAACTTGCGAGCCATCTTCTAGTTTAATTTTCCCTTCGTATAATCCTGGGGGTTCATTGGCCATGAGGTTATTGTATTGCTCAAGGGTGAGTTCATAGACTTCTCCGGGAATGGAAATTCCTCCTTCACTTACTTCGTAAATACCGGGATGAAGATCGTTAACGGAATGGAGGCGATAGAGGGGTAAGGTTTGGGTGGCACAAATTAAGGTTGCCCCTTGCAGGTTTTGATGATGGGGTTGTCCACTGAGGGCTGAACCACAGATAAAAAATTGTTTAGTTTCTTCCATTGGTCAAGGGATCAATTTTCTGTATTTTGATGTTTTTTAATTTTTTATTTTAACAATAAGAAAGTCACTTGTAAACAGCCCACAATTACGCCGAGTACGCCGCCTAAGTTGACAATTGCTTGTAGTTCACTGCGGACAATTCCATTGATGGCCATTTCTAAGTTGGCGGGGGAGGTGGCATTGACGCGATCGATGATTACCTGGTCAATATCTAAGATGGGAATGACTTGAGAAATAATGAGTTCTAGGTCTTTTTCTAAGTAGCGGTCTAAAATCAGGGCAAGTTCTTGGCTGACAATTTCTAGGGAGGATTGCATAATGGTGGAATTTTGCAGACGATTTAAAATTAGGGTGGCGATGTTTTCCCAGTTAATGGAGTTGCCTAGACCTTCAATTAAGTCTGCACCTCGTTCTTGTAAATAGATTCTCACACTCTGGCGAATGTTTTTTCGCAGTTGGCGAACGGTGAGGACGGGTAAATTTTGTAGGGAAAGACTTTGTAACCATTGCTGGGTTTTGCGCTGGATGGCTAAAGCATCCATGAGTTCTTTTATTTTTTTGTTGGCTTCTTCTTGTTCGTCTAAACAATAGTTGCGGAGACGATGCAAGGAGTTTTTGAGTCCGAGGAGGTTGGCAACGACCCAGTATGTGCCACTGGTTTTTTCCCGAAAGCCTTCGTCAATGATTTGAATGTTGTAGTCGGTGAGAAAATCGATTAGGGTTTGGCGAATGGTATTGGGGGGACAGACGACGTGAAAGAGCCATTCGGAGAGCGATCGCGCCTGAACTTCGGTTAAACTAAAATCTAAGAGGACTTGATCGAAGATATGGTTAATCTGGTCTTCGAGGAAGTCTTCTCGCCGAGCTAACACCCGAATTAAGCGGGGTAGGGACTGACCGAGTAGGTCTTTGAGGATACCGGCTAAAATTTTAGCGGTTTTTTGTTCTTTGTCTGCCTGGAGCTGTTTTAGGGCTAATTGGAGTAACCATAAAATAGCGGCTTGGGTGCGCTCGGTTTGTAATAAGCGACGGGCTAGGTTTTGCAGTTCGGTGGGGGTGAGCAACGATCCCATAATGGTATCGGCAACCCTCTGGGCTAACCGTCCTTGGTTACTGGGAATTAAGCCGGGAGTAAAGGGGAGTTTCTTTTTACCAATATAAATGGCTCGATAGGGGCGAAAGAGCATTTTAATGGCTAAATCATTGGTGAAATAGCCAATAACGCCACCGGCAATGGGGGGAGTAATGTATATCCAAAGATCTAAAAAACGCAAGGCTAGGACTAGGAATCAACAGATTTGGTCGTCACCAATACTCCCATCATACCGCCTGCGATTGGATAATGAACGGCGTGGGCAAATCCGGCTTGGTAGGCAAGGTTAACTTGTTGGGGGCCGAGGGGAAAGCGTTGGAGACTGGGCATAATGTAGGCGTATTCTTCGGTGAGTCCTTGGCTTTGAGCGTAGGGAACGACGACTCGATTGAGATACCCCTGTTGAAACTGTTGGAGGAGGGGTTGGCTGGGGCGATGGAAGTCGAGGATGGCGGCGGTTGCACCGGGTTTGAGGATGCGATGGAGTTCTTGCAATGCTTGGGGGATGCTGGAGACGTTGCGGAGTCCGTACCCCATGGTGGCGGCTTGGAAGGTGCTGTCGGGGAAGGGGAGATGGAGAACATTGGCGTTGATCCAGTGGATGGGAGTCCAGCTATAGTGGGTTTGGGCGATCGCCAGCAAATTCTGAGAAAAGTCTACTCCATAAACCTGACCGGTGGGCCCTACTTGTCGAGCTAATAACCGGGTGAGATCCCCACTGCCACAGCACAGATCGATCGCCATTCCGCCGGGTTTGGCTCCGCTCCATTGCACTGTCATGTGCTTCCAAATACGATGTTGGCCAAAGCTGAACCAGTCGTTTAGGCGATCGTAAACCGGAGCAATGCGATTGAAAATATCTTGAACCGAGGTTTGAGTCATTATTAGGTAATGGGTAATGGTCGGGGAGTGTCAAATCGATCCCCCTAGCTCATCATAGCGGTTTCATCGGACTTAATAGGATTCTAACTGCCGCTCACCTGTTGCAATTTCCTCAGTTCCCGATGCACACTAATCCCAATTTCCAGGGTTTCATTAATTAAGCGCCCATAATTGCTATCTTGACCCTGAACATCAAAATCAATTAAATCTGATAAATTACGATCCAATTGATTGAACAAATCATCCGGTAACTTGATTTGATGATACTCGCGCACTAATCGTTCAGCTTTCAGGGCATGGATAAAGCTATCTTTAGTAATTTTCAGGGCTTGCACCATTTGATAACGATTCTCAGAGTCTTGCTCGATGTAACCATCCGTAATCAACCGATCCATGCGATAGAATACGGTTACAATCTGGTCATATAGATCGAGTTCATTTAAAAGATTGAGCAAGTAAATCAAAGGTTTAGAATTGAAATAAACATAAAGATTAATCATCAGGAACAGACCAGCCGACAACCCCAAGCTAGAAACAACGGGTATCCAGTAATTAGGATGATTACTATTCCAGTAATTCCGAATCACCAGCAGAGTTGTGCCGGAAGCAATCACTAAAGTGAAGAAAAATAAGCCTAACTCCAGTCCCGAAAAGCGCAGCAGAGCCGCATTTCTTTTTTCTTCATTCGATTCTTTATGATTAATTTTTGCCCAAACGCGATAATATTCTCCCAGGAAACTATCGTGAATAGAAATGCCACTGATTTTTTGCAGGGTTTCATCGGATATTCGCAGGTCTTCTGAATCTGGATTCATAACAATTCTGGAGCAACATAAGGATGAGACAAGTTGAGATTAGTTAAACAAGGCAATAAAAGACTTAAAGACCGCACTATAAAAGTTACTTTCTAAAGGACGAAATAGCTGAAATGGTTCTCCTGGAGTTCCCATGAAAGGTCGCAGAGTCCAACTGAGTTGACTGCCAATGATGCCATATAAAAAAAGCCATCCCAAAAGAATTTTGTGGCGAATTTCATAACCAATGTCATCGATTTTCATCAGTTGTTTCATTCCTTCGTAAAAAAACTGAATTCCAAACAATCCAGTAATCCCCATGATTACAACATTTAAGAGAAGATAAAAGTGATAGTCGGGGATGCTTAACAGGAAGAAAACAGTGATGGGGGCAAAGCCACAAAGCAAAATACTAATTAGTCCCATGGCACTCATGAGTAAACAGAGATATTGTTCGGCATTACATTTAGAGCCAAATAAGACGTTAAACAGATATAATGTAGGGAAACAGATGATTAAGGTGAGCAAATAAAGAGCAGGGAGTTTGATGGCTGAAACCAAAGATTGATACCAATGCCCATAGGCTCCCATGATTAATCCATAAAAGGCGAAAAATATGGAGCTAGAAATGAATAATCCCGTAATTTTAGATTTAATTTTGATCCCTTGGTAAATTTCCTCCATGAATGAATTTCGCTCCCGTAGCATCTGCATGACGATGGCAAAATAATTCATGACTCTCAACTCCTGAAGTGATACATTATAATAGAATGACTTAAAAATAAATTCTTAAGTTCCCATTTTCTATTTTAAGCTGAATTTTGGGGATTAACCTCAAGTTTATGAAATATTCAACCTTATTTAAGAGAGTATGGATATCGGCCATTTCTGTGCTGGTGCAAGGTTCAGGACTGATATGGGCAATGGAGGGAGCGATCGCGTCAGGGATGCGTAGCATTATCGCGTCAGGGATGCGTAGCATTATCGCCCAACCGGTTCAGCGTCTGCGTAATATCCCCGCCGGAATTCCACCAACTCAGCAGTTATCGGAACATACCGGAGCAGTAAAGGCCGTCGCCGTCAGTACCAATGGTCGGTTGATTGTCAGTGCAGGGGAAGAGAATCAGATTTATCTGTGGGATTTGTGGGAAAATCGCCCTAGAGGAACACTCACGGGCCATACGGAAGCAGTGTTAGCGTTGGCCATGAGTCCACGGGGGAAATTAATGGCCAGTGGCAGTTTAGACCGCACCATTAAAGTTTGGAATACGGCAACGGGAGAAGAAATGACCACGTTTACGGGTCATCGCAATGGTATTTTAGCCTTGGCCATTAGTCCCGATGGCCGCATTTTAGCCAGTGGGGGATTGGATCGCACGATTCATTTGTGGAATTTGGAAACGGGAAAGGCGATCGGGGTTTTAGAGGGTCATGAAGATTGGGTACAAGCACTAACGTTTACTCCCGATGGGAATACCCTAATTAGTGGCAGTGCGGATGCCACAATTCGGTTTTGGAATTTGCATACGGGTGAAGAACAACAGATATTTGAGTCGCCAACCGGTGGGGTTTTAGCCTTGGCCTTGAGTGAAGATGGACAGTTTTTAGCCAGTAGTGGGTTTGAGGAGGCGATCGCCGTTTGGAATGTACGAACCCGACAACCGGAAACCCTGTTAACCGGCCATCGCATGGGGGTTTTGTCTCTTAAATTCAGCCCCACCGGAAATATTTTAGCCAGTGGAAGCGACGATGGAACAGTGAAGTTATGGAATTTGGCCACGCGATCGCCAATTCAGACGTTTTCAGGTCATGAAACGGGAGTGAGCGCGATCGCCTTTACCCCAGATCGTCGCTCCCTCATTAGTGGGGGAGATGATAGCCTAGTCAATCTCTGGAATCTCGATACTCGCCTATTTCCCGACACTTTTACCCCCCATGGCGACATGATTTCCGCCCTAGGATTTACGGGTACAGGGGATCTGTTAATTAGTGGCAGTTTAGACGAAAGCCTGAAGATTTGGCCTGTTGCGGCACGGGAGAATTCATCCCCTCTACAGACTTTTTCCAGTCATGAAACCTCCGTTTGGTCTTTAGCGATCAGTCCCATTCAACCGGTAATTGCGAGTGGCAGTTTTGACGGCAAAATTAAGCTGTGGAATTGGATTACCGGCCGCTTAATTGAGACCTTGACGGCCCATCGGGGTGGGGTGTATGGCTTAGAGATTAGTGCTGATAATCAACTATTGGTCAGTGGAGGAGACGATCGCACCGTCAAGCTATGGGATCTACAAACCGGGGTGTTGCTGAAAACCCTCGGCGGCCCCGAAGCCACCATTTATACAGTTACCTTGAGTGGCGATCGCCGTTGGTTAGCCTGCGGCAGCGCCGAGGGTCAGATCTACCTGTGGGATTTAAATCGCTTAGAGTTAGTCTCTAGTTTCCCCGCTCATCAGGGTGCAGTCTACGGGTTGGCACTGACAAGAGATGGTAAACTCTTAGCCTCCGGAGGAGAAGATGGCCAGGTGCGCGTGTGGGATTTGCGACCCGTTGAAGAAGGAAAGGAAGAGATTCCCACCAGTCGCCGTTTACAGGAAAAAGGGGCCCAAGTGCGATCGCTCGCTATGACTCAGGATGCCCGTTATATAGTCACCGGGTCAAGTGCCGGAGAGGTCAAAGTTTGGAACCTAGTTACCGGGGAGTTAGTACATACCTTAAGGGGTCATACGGGTGGTGTTTCAGCCATAGCTATTCACCCCAATAATCGCACCCTAGCCACCGGTAGCAGCGACAAAACCATCCGCTTATGGGACTTGATTGCGGGACAATCCCAGCAGGTGTGGCCCTAATGGATTACATTAAAAGGGGAATTGAGAGGAATCTTAAGGGATCTCATAGCAGCAAAAAGTGCTGTAACCTACTGCAAATAAGGAGAATTAGTAATCAACATGAGTAATCAGTTGGATGTCTTTGGTGTCGGTAATGCTTTAGTGGATGTGTTGGCCTTTGTTGAAGACCAGTTTATTACTGAACAGGCCCTCGATCGCGGAGTCATGACCCTGGTAGATACCAAAGCTCAGGGGAAAATTTTAGCAGGACTCCAGCGAGATGCCCTACAATTAAGGTCTGGAGGCTCTGCGGCTAATACCATGATCGCGATCGCCCAAAGTGGCGGTACAGGCTTTTACACCGGTAAAGTCAGCCAAGATGAGAACGGCGAGTTTTATGCCCAAGATATGAAAGCGGCAGGAATTGAATTTGAAGTTGAACCTGCCTCCCTAACAAACGGCCCCACAGGGACTTGTGTGGTCTTAACCACCCCTGATGCAGAGCGCACCATGTGTACCAATTTGGGAGTTTCGAGTACCCTCGCCCCCAGTGATATTGATGTCGAGAAGCTCAAGCGCTGTCAATATAGCTATGTAGAAGGTTATCTCTGGACAGCAGACGATCCCCGCCAAGCTTGTATTGAGACCATGGAGCAATCTAAGCGCCATGGGGTGAAAGTCTCTTTTACCCTTTCCGATCCATTTTTATTGCATAGTTTCCGCGATGATTTCCGTAAAGTGGTCACCGATTATTGCGATGTGCTGTTTTGCAATGCGGATGAAATTCGTCAGTTTTTAGACTTAGAAGACCTCGACGCTTGTGCCCAAAAGATCGCAGACATGGTTAATCTGGCGTTTATTACGGATAGTGATAAGGGCTGTTTGGTAGTAGAAAATAAACAAGTTGTGACCGTAGAAGGATTTCCTGTCAAACCCCTAGATACTGTAGGCGCAGGGGATGCCTTTGCTGGTGGTGCGTTATATGGTCTCACTCA
Proteins encoded:
- a CDS encoding allophanate hydrolase-related protein, with amino-acid sequence MEETKQFFICGSALSGQPHHQNLQGATLICATQTLPLYRLHSVNDLHPGIYEVSEGGISIPGEVYELTLEQYNNLMANEPPGLYEGKIKLEDGSQVSAMLYPQELIETNRWPDISEYGGWAAYKQRLLDPNAPNP
- a CDS encoding DUF445 domain-containing protein, which gives rise to MRFLDLWIYITPPIAGGVIGYFTNDLAIKMLFRPYRAIYIGKKKLPFTPGLIPSNQGRLAQRVADTIMGSLLTPTELQNLARRLLQTERTQAAILWLLQLALKQLQADKEQKTAKILAGILKDLLGQSLPRLIRVLARREDFLEDQINHIFDQVLLDFSLTEVQARSLSEWLFHVVCPPNTIRQTLIDFLTDYNIQIIDEGFREKTSGTYWVVANLLGLKNSLHRLRNYCLDEQEEANKKIKELMDALAIQRKTQQWLQSLSLQNLPVLTVRQLRKNIRQSVRIYLQERGADLIEGLGNSINWENIATLILNRLQNSTIMQSSLEIVSQELALILDRYLEKDLELIISQVIPILDIDQVIIDRVNATSPANLEMAINGIVRSELQAIVNLGGVLGVIVGCLQVTFLLLK
- the ubiE gene encoding bifunctional demethylmenaquinone methyltransferase/2-methoxy-6-polyprenyl-1,4-benzoquinol methylase UbiE, which encodes MTQTSVQDIFNRIAPVYDRLNDWFSFGQHRIWKHMTVQWSGAKPGGMAIDLCCGSGDLTRLLARQVGPTGQVYGVDFSQNLLAIAQTHYSWTPIHWINANVLHLPFPDSTFQAATMGYGLRNVSSIPQALQELHRILKPGATAAILDFHRPSQPLLQQFQQGYLNRVVVPYAQSQGLTEEYAYIMPSLQRFPLGPQQVNLAYQAGFAHAVHYPIAGGMMGVLVTTKSVDS
- a CDS encoding WD40 repeat domain-containing protein, with the protein product MKYSTLFKRVWISAISVLVQGSGLIWAMEGAIASGMRSIIASGMRSIIAQPVQRLRNIPAGIPPTQQLSEHTGAVKAVAVSTNGRLIVSAGEENQIYLWDLWENRPRGTLTGHTEAVLALAMSPRGKLMASGSLDRTIKVWNTATGEEMTTFTGHRNGILALAISPDGRILASGGLDRTIHLWNLETGKAIGVLEGHEDWVQALTFTPDGNTLISGSADATIRFWNLHTGEEQQIFESPTGGVLALALSEDGQFLASSGFEEAIAVWNVRTRQPETLLTGHRMGVLSLKFSPTGNILASGSDDGTVKLWNLATRSPIQTFSGHETGVSAIAFTPDRRSLISGGDDSLVNLWNLDTRLFPDTFTPHGDMISALGFTGTGDLLISGSLDESLKIWPVAARENSSPLQTFSSHETSVWSLAISPIQPVIASGSFDGKIKLWNWITGRLIETLTAHRGGVYGLEISADNQLLVSGGDDRTVKLWDLQTGVLLKTLGGPEATIYTVTLSGDRRWLACGSAEGQIYLWDLNRLELVSSFPAHQGAVYGLALTRDGKLLASGGEDGQVRVWDLRPVEEGKEEIPTSRRLQEKGAQVRSLAMTQDARYIVTGSSAGEVKVWNLVTGELVHTLRGHTGGVSAIAIHPNNRTLATGSSDKTIRLWDLIAGQSQQVWP
- a CDS encoding adenosine kinase yields the protein MSNQLDVFGVGNALVDVLAFVEDQFITEQALDRGVMTLVDTKAQGKILAGLQRDALQLRSGGSAANTMIAIAQSGGTGFYTGKVSQDENGEFYAQDMKAAGIEFEVEPASLTNGPTGTCVVLTTPDAERTMCTNLGVSSTLAPSDIDVEKLKRCQYSYVEGYLWTADDPRQACIETMEQSKRHGVKVSFTLSDPFLLHSFRDDFRKVVTDYCDVLFCNADEIRQFLDLEDLDACAQKIADMVNLAFITDSDKGCLVVENKQVVTVEGFPVKPLDTVGAGDAFAGGALYGLTHGYSAAQAARWGNCLGSAIVQIQGPRLEKAPVDQMATILSPSR